In Paenibacillus sonchi, the genomic stretch GCCATCTTTCTTGTACAAATGCGGCCCTTCCGGCCAAATCACGTCCGCCATGGCGCCTCTCCAAAGTACATAGCTCTCACCTGCAAGCTCCATGGTCTCCAGGTTCAGTTCCTGAATCCATACTTCCCAGTTGCCGTCGTAGCGTACTCCAGCTGAGTTGGGCCTTGTACCCAAATAATAAGCTCTCCCGTCATCATCAAAGAAAATCGTGGGGTCAATCCCTACCGCGCCTTGAATAAAATGAGGTTCCGACCATGGTCCGGCAGGATCGGTTGCTGTAACAACGAAATTCCCCCCATGGGTTACATTGGTCGTTATCATATAGAACTTGCCCTCATAATAACGTATCGTTGGAGCAAAAATCCCCTGGGAGTGCCCGGCTCCCTGTAAGTTCAATTGTGAAGGACGGTCCAGCACATTGCCGATCTGCTTCCAATTCACAAGATCACGGCTATGGAAAATCGGCACACCCGGAAAATAAGCAAAGGTCGATGTCACCAAATAATAGTCTCCCCGACCCGGCATACCGACGGGTCCGGATAAAAACCAGGCATAATCGGATTATTATATGTGACTGAATCGTGTTTCCTGGCAGTCGTCATTCTTTAACTCCTCCAATTGGCTTTAATTAATAGATGATAGTGTTATAATTGGGATGTTTGCAGCTAGAGAGCGGTTGACGCAGCTCTGCGGTAAAAATATGAGCTTGATGCAAAGGATACAATTCCAGCCTATGAAATCAATTTGTAAAGCCCATGGCTATAAACCGTCAAATTTACATAAATGGGGCCCGGGTGTCCGCGATGTGTATGCCCTGCATTATATTGTAAGCGGAAAGGGCTATTTGAAGACAGGCCATACAACCTTTCCTGTGGAAACAGGCGAAAGCTTCATTATTTTTCCACATAGGGAAGTGTACTATTACCCTGATCCGCAGGATCCTTGGGAGTATTTTTGGATTGAATTCAATAACGGTGCTCAGACCACACGCCTCTTGTCGATGATTAATTTTGCGCCCGATTCCCCGTTTGTAAAGGCATCTCCGCAAGATTTCAAGCCATTGTTTCATATGGTCACAACCGGCGGACTGGAGCCGTTCGAAAGAGAGCGTTCGGATGCAGGGCTACATCTTTTATTGTCATACTACATGGAGCACTACCCCAGTAACAAAGCTTTTCGCAAAAAAGACTACGTATTATCAGCAAGGGAATATATTGAAAGCAACTTTTGGAAGGCTCCCTTATCCGTTCTGGACGTAGTGGAATATGTGAAGATTGAGCGCAGCTATTTGTTCCGGCTGTTCAAAGAGGCAACCGGCACATCCATTTCCGGCTACCTAACCGATTTCAGGATTCAGCGTGCCTGCGAATTGTTGACAACTTCCCAGTTGTCTGTGAAATCGTTAGCCTACTCGGTTGGCTATCAGGACCCGATGTATTTCTCAAAAGTATTTAAAAAAGCAACCTCGTATACCCCGTCAGAATATAAAAAAGCATTCAGCGGCAGAAGTACGGCGACTTAACGAAACAGCACACAATTCCCGGATTTGCGGAAATATTGGATCAATTGCTCAATAGGCTCACGGCCGCATTTCAGTTGTTCCCCAAGACAGTCTATACACAGGAAGTCTTGCGCACCCCGCGTAACAAGCTTCAGGTAAATTGCCACATCGTCCGTCATCAGGGGAACTCCGCATTTCCGGCATGTTCTATTCATGTTCATGCTCTTCTTTAAACCAGCTTGGCCCGCACAATCAGACAATCGTGAGCCGGAACTACAGGAGCATATCTTTCTCTGAATACACCGATTTCTTTATGCTCCCAGCAGTCATACAGTGACAGCGATTTGCCGGAAGCATAGGGAAGACCCAAATCCCAGAATTGCAGCGACATTTCCCTCTGGCCATCACTCAGATTGAAGAACCCTATCGCAAGGTCTCCGTCCGTTAGCACTTTTACCAGCATAAACACATCATCCTTATGAAACCACTGTGGCTCCGGCTTGATGCGGTAAGCCCCGCGTCCTTCCACATCCTGATTAATGGCAATCAAATCCGGGTTCATCAGAATATCCCTGGTGGCCTGGCTGGCTTTACGGATGTCGCTGCCAATCATAAGCGGAGATCCCATCATGCTCCATAAAGAAAAATGGGTCTTGTACTCCACATCACTGCAACCGCCGATTTGGCTTCCGATAAAATCGCTGTTACTGCCCCCATACATGCCGACAACCAGCATATCCAGATCATTATGGCAATAGGCTCCTGTATAGCATGCTTTATCAAGCTGCGATAAAGCCAGGCTTTTGATGGAATCCCAGTTATCTTGAATATCCCCTGTGGACCGGTACATATGCGCGCCGGATTCACGAATCCAATGATATACATTGTCCTCTCCCCAATTGCATGCCGAGAACAGAATGTCTCTGCCGCAGTTTTTCAGCGCCAGACTCATACGTTTGTACAGCAGCTCTCCCGACATATGTCTGGGCTTAAAGCAGTAATCATACTTTAAAAAATCGACGCCCCATTCAGCCAGTGAGGCCGCATCCTGAAATTCATGTTCAAAGCTCCCCGGATACCCGGCGCACGTATGTGTCCCCACACAAGAATACATCCCGAATTTCAATCCCTTGGAATGAATATAATCTGCAAGCGCCTTCATCCCATTCGGAAATTTGGTTGGATCATGGGCCAGCCTGCCGTCCCCGTCCCTTTCCTTCAGGCTCCAGCAGTCATCAATAACAATGTACTCGTACCCCGCATCCTTGTATCCTTCAGCAGCAATGGAATCTGCCGCTTCCCGGATTAACTGCTCATTAATATCCCAGGTAAAGGTGTTCCATGAATTCCAACCCATTGGAGGCTTCAAACCAAGTAGTTGTTTGTTCATACAAAGATTCGTCCTTTCGTGTTACCCAAAGAGTAGGTGCAAGAACAGCGGCCGATGTTCATTTCGTATTTAATCATACACGACTCTTTGAATCTATAGCGTGACGTTGCTTTCATATCGACATTTGTTGCATTTTGCGTAAAAAAGATCAAATTCCCCCACTGTGCTTGCCGCACGTGGATGGTGCAGGCGAGGTATTGTTTTGGGCAGATTGAGGCCCCAGCTCTCTTTATATGTGGAATAACTTCATGAATTTCGATGCTAATGACGGAATCGATTACAATCAGTGCAAACGATTTACACTGGCGTAATTAGCTGCATGGTTCTAGCTTGTTCAACCTATGGTTAAATAGATAATCCTGTCGAATACATAGGTTATTTCGTGTCGAATAATGGAATATTATGATCTATTATACAAAAATACGTTTAGTTACTATGATTCCCATTTATTCCGTGATATTCTTTCATTAATGCAAACGTTTGAACCACCTAATAATTGAATCAGAGGAAAGCAGCAGAGTGAAAGGGCTTTTATTTCGTATCCACAGTTTGGGGATTCTCGGACTGAATGGAAATCATGCCATTGCCCTGAGTGATCTCCCAATATATTTAGCGGGCGTTTGCAAAGGAAAAAATATGGCCAATTGGTCCAAACAAAGAAGGGGGGCTTTGACAAATAACAAGTTTTTTGCATCTATACAAAAAGGAGCATGTCAAGTAGTTGAATATGCGAAATTATCCATAAAATGCACATGGTGAGAGCATAAGCTTACGTCTATTCCAATCAGCATTGGTGACATAGAATCACCTCCCGTTGTTTAGAGAATCAAGCAAAACCCGGACCTGGGTGCCCGTGGAAACCACCGACTTCAGCCTCGTCATTAGCACTCATCTGCAAGCATCCGACAATTGATGGGATGCTACTTCCCGGAACGTATGCGGCGGCGCAACCAACGGTTAGAACGTGAGTGATGGATCACGGGTAGCAAGCTTTAACAGCAGTACTTGGAAGCTAAAGCTTTTCTTCAAGCCAAGGTCCCTGGTTCCGTTCCTCGCCCCTCGGGCTGCGGTACGGATTCGGTTCTCTCCAGTTAGGGCCCTAACTGGAAATTCAATCCGTTCCTGTTTAGCTGCCCGGATCAGCTGGAAAAAGAACGAAAAGATCTTACAATTACGATATATACGAGGAGAGAGATTATGTTGAAAAAGCAAACCATACTGCTGTCCCTGTTTCTATTGACAATTGTTTTTTTCGCCAGCTTTTTTTCTATACCTGCTCGCGCTGCGGATACCTCCTATCCGCGTAACTTAGCTCCAATCGGCACTATCACTGTAAGCGATACGTCGAGTCCTGACGCGGAAACCAAAGAAAATGCGTCGGATCGAAATTATTTCTCAAAATGGCTGGTGTTTTCGCCAACAGCTTGGATTCAGTACGAATTCCCAGGCCAATCCACATATGCTCTTAATTCCTACAAGATTACATCTGCTAACGATCACCCCGAGCGGGATCCTCAAGCCTGGACATTGGAGGCTTCCATCGACGGCGTGATTTGGACCGCTGTTGACAGCCGGCAGAATGAGAACTTTTCCTACCGGTTTCAATCGAAATCCTATTCATTTAGCAACACGACTGCTTACAAGTATTACCGATTCAATTTCCAATGCCTAAGCGAGACTATTGTGCAGCTGTCGGAAATTGAGTTGTTCGACGGATCGCAGGAAACCTATGCAAAGCCGAATCCACTCATTTCAGCAAGTGGGGAAACCCTCCCTGATCATGGCAAAGCCAATGCTTTTGACGGTACCAGCAATACAAGTTGGCTGACTCCGCAAAGCAGCGGATGGCTTCAATTTGATTTCGGACAACAGATCGTCATCGACGGTTATGCGTTTAGCGCTGCAAACAGTGCTCCGGACAGCGACCCGAAAATATGGGATTTGAAAGCATCTACCGACAATGTGAATTGGATTACGATCGACTCCAGAAACAGCGAAGATTTCCGTTATCGGCACCAGCGCAACCACTATGTGCTGCCGACGAATCAAAAGGCGTATCGTTATTACCGCTTTGAATTGTACAATCATTCCGGCGACGCACTTCAAATCGGGGAAGTTGCGTTCAGTCGTCCAGATGACGCATGGCATACTGTTGCGCCTATTATCGACATGCACAATTTGGATACGACCAACGGCTACTTATTTGATCAAGCCATTCCGGATCCGCAGAGCGATATCCTAGCCGTCATTCGTCAAGTTTGCAATACGCTATACGCAAGTCCGGCTGATGTACCGATTCGTCCGAGAACTCTGCATGTAACTATCGGTAATTATGATGGTGTAGCAAGTGTTAGCGGAAGTCCGACAGATGCGGATCTCACGATAAGCTCCCGCTATCTTAAAAGTTATGCAGATTCCGGGAAACCGCTCCGTCAGGAGATTCTAGGTATCTTATATCATGAACTCACACATGTGTACCAGTTCGATGATCGAGGTACGCCGGATATCGGCTATATGATCGAAGGGATGGCCGATGCGGTACGTTTTGAGAATGGCTACCATGACCGGTACAGCATGACACCGGGAGGCACATGGCATGACGGCTACGGAACGAGCGGCAACTTTTTTCGCTGGATCGATGAGAAGAAGCATACCGGATTTCTGCGTGAGCTGAACGCGAGCTTAAATCCGTTTGACGGCCAAACCTGGACACCGGCTGTGTTCCAGCAAATTACCGGAACTGACGTAGACACCTTGTGGAACGAATATCAAGTTTCCCTG encodes the following:
- a CDS encoding basic secretory protein-like protein; the protein is MLKKQTILLSLFLLTIVFFASFFSIPARAADTSYPRNLAPIGTITVSDTSSPDAETKENASDRNYFSKWLVFSPTAWIQYEFPGQSTYALNSYKITSANDHPERDPQAWTLEASIDGVIWTAVDSRQNENFSYRFQSKSYSFSNTTAYKYYRFNFQCLSETIVQLSEIELFDGSQETYAKPNPLISASGETLPDHGKANAFDGTSNTSWLTPQSSGWLQFDFGQQIVIDGYAFSAANSAPDSDPKIWDLKASTDNVNWITIDSRNSEDFRYRHQRNHYVLPTNQKAYRYYRFELYNHSGDALQIGEVAFSRPDDAWHTVAPIIDMHNLDTTNGYLFDQAIPDPQSDILAVIRQVCNTLYASPADVPIRPRTLHVTIGNYDGVASVSGSPTDADLTISSRYLKSYADSGKPLRQEILGILYHELTHVYQFDDRGTPDIGYMIEGMADAVRFENGYHDRYSMTPGGTWHDGYGTSGNFFRWIDEKKHTGFLRELNASLNPFDGQTWTPAVFQQITGTDVDTLWNEYQVSLDKSQPTAPGDLTATSTTDTTVTLSWSASTDNLGVAGYNIYSNGIKISTTQSTNYKVNGLTTGSSYTFMVKAVDHSGNESSASNTITVIAKASNTATIYYRKGFATPYIHYQPDGEKWTTAPGVAMADSEYNGYSKSTITLGSATGLTAAFNNGSGMWDNNGGANYKFLAGVSTFINGTIISGFPQPDGVTIVISVPANTPANEDLYLTSNLTGWNTADANYKLTRNADGTYSIKLNVAAGTNIQYKITRGSWATVEVNSNGSDIANRSLTTTAGASTVSISVQRWKDK
- a CDS encoding AraC family transcriptional regulator, whose protein sequence is MKSICKAHGYKPSNLHKWGPGVRDVYALHYIVSGKGYLKTGHTTFPVETGESFIIFPHREVYYYPDPQDPWEYFWIEFNNGAQTTRLLSMINFAPDSPFVKASPQDFKPLFHMVTTGGLEPFERERSDAGLHLLLSYYMEHYPSNKAFRKKDYVLSAREYIESNFWKAPLSVLDVVEYVKIERSYLFRLFKEATGTSISGYLTDFRIQRACELLTTSQLSVKSLAYSVGYQDPMYFSKVFKKATSYTPSEYKKAFSGRSTAT
- a CDS encoding glycoside hydrolase family 27 protein: MNKQLLGLKPPMGWNSWNTFTWDINEQLIREAADSIAAEGYKDAGYEYIVIDDCWSLKERDGDGRLAHDPTKFPNGMKALADYIHSKGLKFGMYSCVGTHTCAGYPGSFEHEFQDAASLAEWGVDFLKYDYCFKPRHMSGELLYKRMSLALKNCGRDILFSACNWGEDNVYHWIRESGAHMYRSTGDIQDNWDSIKSLALSQLDKACYTGAYCHNDLDMLVVGMYGGSNSDFIGSQIGGCSDVEYKTHFSLWSMMGSPLMIGSDIRKASQATRDILMNPDLIAINQDVEGRGAYRIKPEPQWFHKDDVFMLVKVLTDGDLAIGFFNLSDGQREMSLQFWDLGLPYASGKSLSLYDCWEHKEIGVFRERYAPVVPAHDCLIVRAKLV